The genome window AATAAAGCCATGAACTTTAAAGCCAATGTCACAGTTGCCTATGGAAGTGCAAGTTCTATAATGCTTTTGAGACGGTTCCTAAGTCAAGGCATTGGACATGCCATGCAAAAGTCAAGTGGCTGTGTTTGGATTCTGACAGTTGGTATGGAATTGAAATTCTTTACCAGTAGGAAGTTTGGGGATGAACAAGTTTTCCATGGTGCTCTATCCTTTGCAGTTCATTTTACTGAAATTCAAGGATTTGTGGAATTCATTCAGAGCAGACATCCTTCCAGAACAAATGGAGATGGTTTTATGAAGGAGTTTTGGAGTGAGGTATTTGGCTGTACCTTCCAGGATTCTCTTGTGGGCAATGTGGGTGGGGATGTCTGTACTGAAGAGGAGAAACTAGAAAATCTCCCTGAGCATGTCTTCCCAAAGACTGTAACTAGCCACAGCTACAGCATCTACAACGCAGTTTATGCTGTGGCTCATGCTTTGCATGCCATGTATTCATCCACCTCCAAAAGTAATGCAAGGATGAAAGGTGGAAGAAGAGAGCTTCACACTCTGCAGTCCTGGCAGGTAATTGGCTCAACATTTCAATGTGGGCATAGTTAATGCTTCACCAGCGGATTTATAAACACAGAGGTGATGGCTGTTCACATTAGGGCTGATCATTAGAGCTTTGTGCAAGTATCCTGCTTGGATTTGAAACTCAATCTTAGATTTGAGTCTGATTCCCTTTAGAACTATTCCATCTTGATCTGATTCAATTTGAACCTGAGTCAGAATCATACTTCTGGGATTTTAATTTACAATGAAAAAATCAAATTGGCTGtaactttttgtgttttttttatgtaggtGAAACTTAGTTACATTGTATTAATCTTAGAGAGAAATACAAATGAGTTGTAATGTGGGAAAGATGTGATTTACGTATAGTGACTTTTTTGCACAACATTTATGAAACAGGCTTTTttgaacaaatatatataaaatgtggaAGCTTGTAGCCCCTTTTAACTTTATTATTTGATTAATTGATAACATTGATTTTCACCTCCTCCAGCCCAAGTGAGAACACCTTATTTTCCCCATTGCCGTGTGCTTTCACTATTTGGAGTCATGCAAATATTCCTGAGAGTTGTATATAAATGGAACTGGATGAACTATAAATTGACCCAAAATGAAGTGATtctatttgtaagacaaataatttggacCAAATTGCAGTAGATGGTATTCATACATGGCAATCAGGCTTTCTTATTGGATCTAAATTATCAATGTATCTCACACTAATCTAGATCCACTTTGGACTTGATTGGAACCAATAGGTCCAAATTAGTTCAGAAGCTGAAGTTTGGTTAAATTAGTTGCACAGACCTATTGATAGTAAGAGAAGCAGAGTGATCACATGGAAAGGCAGATAAATAATTAGGACCATCTTATCTTTAACAGTTACtgtccatttgcatttttaaaatttgtcttttttcctttagctccatcattttcttccatctgtgTCATTTAATAACAGCGCCGGGGAAAAAGTTTTCTTCAACCAGGATTGGGAGGCAGTTACAGGATTTGACATTATAAATTGGGTCTCCTTTCCTAATCAATCTTTCTTTGGAGTGAAAGTCGGAAGAACAGCTTCTCCAAATTCTCCAGATGAAACATTAATCATTAATGAAGATCTCATTGTATGGCACAGCTCGTTTAATCAGGTGATACATGAATGTAAGCATTTGGGGAAATTTCCCAGTTTTAGATGTGAATAGTGAATTTTCTGCTACAGCATGATATATAAAGTACATACATGGGCCTTGCACAAGATGTGAAGGAAATCATGGGTTTCAAGAACAATGGATCAAAATATTATATGAAACTTTAAATGAGCTGGAGTGTACTTTTTTCCCATGAGAGTCCAACATACAAAAATGTTAGTGTCTAAAGTTCATTATATGCTGGCTGGATGGCtgagtggtttcagtatctgacTGTTTAGCCAGaaattaggagtttgattccctattgtaCCTGATtcgaaagtagagatgggcacttaccatgTTTCAGCAGTTCAGTGTGGTTCATCGGATCAGACCCATAGGTGTTGTGTGGGCTTCCCAGATTCAACACCCAGCCTCTTCCTGAGGGCGCCCACTCAGAAGAGGAGGCAGAGTAaggaagcccatggcattgtttCTGATTGGATGTCCATGGGAGGAGGTGGAGCATGGACTCCAATTAACACCTATGGGCCTGATCAACCAAACCATGCCAAACCACCTAACTGAGGTAAGTGTTCATCTCTATTCTTAAGTAAATAACAATAAATGTCAGAAACTTTTGAGAATAGGAAAGTCAAGTGCTTGACAGGACTTTCAGTTGGGGGTTAGAATGGCGAGGACAGGTTTATGTGGATGTGGTTCTTTTTAAGAACCATTTGTGTCTCTTTCCTGGATGTACTTATAATATTtctaatgagcctcgtggcgcagtgccTAAACCgctgaactgcagccaaaactgtgctcacaacctggggttcaatcccaggtagccagctcaaggttgactcagccttctatccttccgagatcggtaaaatgagtacccaggtcgctggggggggggcaatgtgtagcctgcataattaacttgtaaaccgcccagagggtgcttgtagcactatggggtggtatataagcagcacactttgctctttgctttgctttgctatgacCAGTAGCCTGGTTAACAGAGATTGCAGATCACAGAAATGCAGCAAGCATATCAGTTCAATGAGCTTATGGTACAGAAGAAGATTCTATAGGACTTCCAGTTGAGGTTGGAATGGAGAGGACAGGTTTACAGGCATGTCCCCATCCCTTTCAATCCTACATTCACTTAGGCTGAATATTTGTATAGGGCTCATGAGATTCTAAAACTATTCTTCTGAAGACAgttactcttcttttttttcattggTGGACAGGTACAGCCATCTTCAGTCTGCAGTGCCAAATGTCAAGCTGGttataggaagaagaggaaagagggagagatgttTTGCTGCTATGATTGCATTCAGTGTCCCAAAGGATGGGTGTCTGGTGAGGAAGGTGAGCATTTTAGTGGCGAACACATATCAATGAAACCAAGGTTCTCAATACTACCCGAAATGAACTTTATTGAAGTAAGAGAATGGAATACAAGGATAGGCTGAGTCTCTGATGTACCCACCCAACAGCTCATTGGAGGCCTGAATTAACTTTATTAAACCTATGGTAAGTCCAGTCCTTTTCCTGGCCCAAGTTCTTTTCACAGGGTTGGTGCATTCCATAGTCCATACCTAGCTGGGATCTAGTTTTCCACACAGACTCCAGCTAGCTAATGACCTTTGAGGAGGGCTTCCATTGTcaggtaagggacgtggtggcgctgcggattaaaccgcagaagcctctgtgctgtaaggtctgtagatcttcagctgtaagatcaaatccacgtgacggagtgagcggccatcgcttgtcccagctcccgccaacctagcggttcgaaagcatgcaaatgcgggtagataaatagggaccacctcgatgggaaggtaacagtgttccgtgtctaagtcgcactggccatgtgaccagggaagattgtcttcagacaaacgctgactctatggcttggaaacagggatgagcaccaccccctagagtcgaacatgactggacaaaaattgtcaaggggaacctttacctttaccttccattTTCAGGCACTTACAGGCTCCTGGGTCTTCCAAGTCCTTGTCTCCAGTTGGCTCAATTAAAGACGCTCTTTCTGGTGCTTCCTCCACCAgtgctcttttttaaattttctttcctCAGACATGGCTTACTGTACTAGATGTCCAGATGACCATTATCCAAATAAGGACCAGAACTCCTGTGTTCCCAAGAGAATAACTTTCTTATCTTATGAGGAACCTCTGGGCATCACTTTAGCTATTTTTGCACTTTCATTGGTGCTGATAACATCTCTGGTCCTAGGAATATTTATGAAGTACCACAACACTCCCATCGTTAAAGCCAACAACCAAGACCTTACCTACACTCTTctcatctctctcctcctttgcttCCTTTGTACATTTCTGTTCATTGGCCGACCTGAGACAGCGACATGTATCCTCCAAAGTATGACCTCTGATATTATCTTCACTGTCACTGTTTCTACATTGTTGGCAAAAACTATTACAGTTGTCCTAGCTTTCAAGGCTATGCAGCCAGGATCAAGGATCAAAAAGTGGGTAGGGAAGAAACTGGCCAGTTTTATTATTCTTGCCTGCTCTACTCTTCAAGTGACTGTTTGCCTTGTGTGGCTGGTGACCTCTCCCCCATTTCCTGATACTGACATTCAttcattgccagaagaaataatcCTGTGGTGCAATGCATCATCATTCCAAATACTTTTTTCTGAACTGAGCTTCACGGGCTTGATAGCCTTTATCAGCTTCACTGTGGCTTTTTTTGCCAGGAAGCTGCCGGACGGTTTCAGTGAATCCACACTGATCACATTCAGCATGGGGGTATTTTGTATCATTTGGATGTGCTTTGTTCCAGTCTATTTGACTGCCAAAGGAAAGCACATAGTAGAGTTCGAAGTGTTCTTTTTCATAGCCTCTAATGCTGGGTTACTGGGTTGCTTCTTTTTCCCCAAATGCTATATAATTTTGTTGAAGCCTGAGTTAAACAGCAGGGAACAATTAAGAAGGAGAATAAAACACTAGAGAAGTATCCTGTTAGTGACAATATGCACTCTCTTTGGCTAGAGGTGTAAATGGGAGCCAAGTCAaggcatttgtgcatttctggggtGACCATTGGGTGGAGCAAAGAACCAAAGGCATTGACAGGATGGAACAGAATCTCAATGGACGCCTCATCTTGAATTTTGCATTTGACCATTATtattagaagtggggaaagagagagaaaaactaagGGAGATGCTCAGTGGGTGCAATGGGGAATGGAGAATGTATGCTTTACTTCATAAATCTATCTAACTTGTCTTTCCTACTCCAAGGTCTTAGACTCAGCTGTTGAAGTCTGGTGCGTGAAGTACCATTATTTAAGGTCTACCACAGATAGTTGGATGAAGAGTACTGATgggtcttttaatattgtttcactCATAATCAACATCTAGCGCCTAAAACAAATGATTTCTATTAGAaattgggatattcgtatttgtatacaaatatcccaacAGAGCTTAATTTAACAAGGCTCTGTGGGACCAGACCATCCACACACAGATCTTGCTGCAGCACTGGTCCTCCTCATCTTACTAATGGTACCCTGAGTGCCACTCTCTTCTTGCTCGGCTggtcactccaggcagggggcaggaggatgagcctccccacacagctgctgagtggccagccaagcaggaagagagtgatgCTCTGGGCACCATTGGCAGGATGAGTGGAACCGGTGCTGCAGCAagacgtgtgagtggacagtctggtcccAGGGTCTGGACCCTCATTAGATCCAGTTGAGTTGGGGATATTCGGATTCATATATGAAtccgaatatccccatctctaatttgtatTGATGAAAGAGGCATACATGGACATTTTTTTGATTTTCTTCACACTGTATTCCCTCTTTCTtgcaccctttctttcttcttcgctcCCAGGAAACTCTTCATGCAATAGCGTTGAGATGGCTTTTGTCAGCAGCTAATCAGAACATCAGGCAGAGTGCAAATTTTgaatctctgt of Pogona vitticeps strain Pit_001003342236 chromosome 6, PviZW2.1, whole genome shotgun sequence contains these proteins:
- the LOC144583843 gene encoding vomeronasal type-2 receptor 26-like, whose translation is MQIYNKAMNFKANVTVAYGSASSIMLLRRFLSQGIGHAMQKSSGCVWILTVGMELKFFTSRKFGDEQVFHGALSFAVHFTEIQGFVEFIQSRHPSRTNGDGFMKEFWSEVFGCTFQDSLVGNVGGDVCTEEEKLENLPEHVFPKTVTSHSYSIYNAVYAVAHALHAMYSSTSKSNARMKGGRRELHTLQSWQLHHFLPSVSFNNSAGEKVFFNQDWEAVTGFDIINWVSFPNQSFFGVKVGRTASPNSPDETLIINEDLIVWHSSFNQVQPSSVCSAKCQAGYRKKRKEGEMFCCYDCIQCPKGWVSGEEDMAYCTRCPDDHYPNKDQNSCVPKRITFLSYEEPLGITLAIFALSLVLITSLVLGIFMKYHNTPIVKANNQDLTYTLLISLLLCFLCTFLFIGRPETATCILQSMTSDIIFTVTVSTLLAKTITVVLAFKAMQPGSRIKKWVGKKLASFIILACSTLQVTVCLVWLVTSPPFPDTDIHSLPEEIILWCNASSFQILFSELSFTGLIAFISFTVAFFARKLPDGFSESTLITFSMGVFCIIWMCFVPVYLTAKGKHIVEFEVFFFIASNAGLLGCFFFPKCYIILLKPELNSREQLRRRIKH